The Gemmatimonadales bacterium genome window below encodes:
- a CDS encoding CoA-transferase has translation MTHTPSEMMAAVAARELRDGEVVFVGIGLPNLACNLARALHAPRLVLIYESGAVGAVPERLPVSIGDPSLVTGSLMVCGMADVFQCFLQNGRIEVGFLGGAQIDRYGNINTTVVGAYEHPSVRLPGSGGAAEIAIHARRTLVISRLNRRAFPERVDFVTSPGHRVDGHTRRELRMPGAGPVKVVTDKAILEAEPDTGELALASLYPGVTADEVRDGVGWPLRVRPQLGAVDPPTDRELRLLRDVLDPQRLFLKA, from the coding sequence GTGACCCACACTCCCAGCGAGATGATGGCCGCCGTCGCGGCTCGAGAGCTCAGGGACGGGGAGGTCGTCTTCGTCGGGATCGGGCTGCCCAACCTGGCCTGCAATCTCGCCCGGGCGCTGCATGCGCCCCGGCTGGTCCTCATTTACGAGTCGGGGGCCGTGGGCGCCGTGCCCGAGCGGCTGCCCGTCTCGATCGGCGACCCGTCGCTGGTCACCGGCTCCCTCATGGTCTGCGGGATGGCGGACGTCTTCCAATGTTTCCTGCAGAACGGCCGGATCGAGGTCGGTTTCCTGGGCGGCGCGCAGATCGACCGGTACGGCAACATCAACACGACCGTGGTGGGCGCCTACGAGCATCCGTCCGTCCGGCTGCCGGGAAGCGGCGGGGCCGCCGAGATCGCCATTCACGCGCGCCGGACGCTGGTGATCAGCCGGCTCAACCGCCGCGCGTTTCCCGAGCGCGTCGACTTCGTCACCAGCCCGGGCCACCGGGTCGATGGTCACACTCGCCGTGAGCTCCGCATGCCCGGCGCCGGTCCGGTCAAGGTGGTCACTGACAAGGCCATCCTCGAGGCCGAGCCGGACACGGGCGAGCTCGCACTCGCCTCACTCTACCCCGGGGTCACCGCTGACGAGGTCCGGGATGGCGTCGGCTGGCCGCTCCGGGTCCGCCCCCAGCTCGGCGCGGTCGATCCGCCCACCGACCGCGAGCTCCGCCTGCTGCGTGACGTGCTGGATCCTCAGCGTCTCTTCCTCAAGGCTTGA
- a CDS encoding metallophosphoesterase family protein, translating into MRYALISDVHANLPALTAVHADIVRRNIGAVYHLGDLVGYAPWPDETVAMIAGAGIPGVAGNYDSTVATGYKHCGCRYEDPHQEELSHLSYDWTRRHVSAKTRAYLGGLPFRIDVLPNGGHVAGPRLVLVHGTPTLNTLYWTEARPDEFCLKMAGYAGMKPGDVIAFGHTHKPWHREVGGMHFVNTGSVGRPKDGDWRAGYVLLDVGQRAPSVELVRVEYDLNEAMRGIRASDLPAEFADDLRTGGQLSPTSTPTQV; encoded by the coding sequence GTGAGATACGCACTCATCTCCGACGTGCACGCCAATCTCCCGGCGCTCACGGCGGTGCATGCGGATATCGTGCGACGGAATATCGGTGCGGTGTACCACCTGGGCGACTTGGTCGGGTACGCCCCCTGGCCCGACGAGACCGTCGCGATGATCGCGGGCGCAGGGATACCGGGCGTCGCGGGCAACTACGACTCGACCGTGGCGACCGGCTACAAGCACTGCGGGTGCCGCTACGAGGACCCGCACCAGGAGGAGCTGTCCCACCTGAGTTACGACTGGACCCGGCGACATGTCTCGGCCAAGACCAGGGCGTACTTGGGCGGGTTGCCGTTCCGTATCGACGTGTTGCCCAACGGCGGCCATGTCGCAGGGCCGCGTCTCGTGCTGGTGCACGGGACGCCGACGCTCAATACCCTCTACTGGACCGAGGCCCGGCCCGACGAGTTCTGCTTGAAGATGGCCGGCTACGCCGGGATGAAACCGGGCGACGTAATCGCGTTCGGCCATACCCATAAGCCGTGGCACCGCGAGGTCGGTGGGATGCACTTCGTGAACACCGGCAGCGTGGGGCGCCCCAAGGACGGCGACTGGCGCGCCGGATACGTGCTGTTGGACGTTGGCCAGCGGGCGCCATCGGTGGAGCTCGTCCGGGTCGAGTACGATCTGAATGAGGCCATGCGCGGCATCCGGGCGAGCGACCTGCCGGCCGAGTTCGCGGACGACCTGCGCACCGGTGGGCAGCTGTCACCGACGAGCACTCCCACCCAGGTCTAG
- a CDS encoding acetyl ornithine aminotransferase family protein has translation MRDYPRIVVAPPGPRAREIVDRDATWTSTCYIKEYPLVVARGRGAMVEDVDGNRFLDFMAGIAVSSTGYGHPKVVAAVKDAADRFLHICGSDFYYESMAVLCERLARSAPGASKKRVFLTNSGTEAVEAAIKLARYATRRTAIIAFRGAFHGRTTGAVSLTSSKARQHAGFGPLLPDVHHVPYAYRYRCQWCADQPECTRGCIDAIEQELFSRHLDPRDVAAIFVEPIQGEGGYVVPPPGWLRWLREICDRHGILLVADEVQCGVGRTGKMWACEHEGVEPDILLTAKGLGSGMPIGAMIAKESVTTWESGSHGSTFGGNPVCCAAALATLDLVEGGLMANAVTMGERLQAGVRTLAQKHQCIGDVRGVGLMVGVEFVKSRATRDPAPELVHHLVQRAFERGLLLLGAGKSALRLAPPLVVDGEDVDTALGMIDTILDELD, from the coding sequence GTGAGAGACTATCCCCGAATCGTCGTCGCGCCGCCGGGTCCCCGGGCCAGGGAGATCGTCGACCGGGACGCCACCTGGACTTCCACCTGCTACATCAAGGAGTATCCCCTGGTGGTGGCGCGCGGACGGGGCGCGATGGTGGAGGACGTCGACGGGAACCGGTTCCTCGACTTCATGGCCGGCATCGCGGTCTCGTCCACCGGCTACGGGCATCCCAAGGTGGTAGCCGCCGTCAAGGACGCGGCCGACCGCTTCCTTCACATCTGCGGCTCCGACTTCTACTACGAGAGCATGGCCGTCCTCTGCGAGCGGCTGGCGCGGAGCGCTCCGGGTGCCTCGAAGAAACGGGTCTTTCTCACCAACTCCGGGACCGAGGCGGTCGAAGCCGCCATCAAGCTGGCCCGCTACGCCACGCGCCGCACCGCCATCATCGCGTTCCGCGGGGCGTTCCACGGCCGCACCACCGGCGCGGTGAGCCTCACCTCCAGCAAGGCTCGGCAGCACGCCGGCTTCGGACCCCTGCTCCCGGACGTGCATCACGTACCCTACGCCTACCGGTACCGGTGTCAGTGGTGCGCCGATCAGCCGGAGTGCACGCGGGGATGCATCGACGCGATCGAGCAGGAGCTCTTCAGCCGTCATCTCGATCCCCGCGACGTCGCCGCCATCTTCGTCGAGCCGATTCAAGGCGAGGGTGGTTACGTGGTGCCGCCGCCCGGCTGGCTCCGCTGGCTGCGCGAGATCTGCGATCGCCACGGCATCCTGCTGGTGGCCGACGAGGTTCAGTGCGGGGTCGGCCGCACCGGAAAGATGTGGGCCTGCGAGCACGAGGGCGTCGAGCCGGACATCCTGCTCACCGCCAAGGGGCTCGGCTCGGGCATGCCGATCGGGGCGATGATCGCCAAGGAATCGGTGACCACGTGGGAAAGTGGGTCCCATGGCTCGACGTTCGGCGGCAATCCGGTCTGCTGTGCCGCCGCGCTCGCGACACTGGATCTGGTCGAGGGCGGGCTCATGGCCAACGCCGTCACGATGGGCGAGCGCCTGCAGGCAGGGGTCCGGACCCTGGCGCAGAAGCATCAGTGCATCGGGGACGTACGCGGCGTCGGGCTCATGGTCGGGGTCGAGTTCGTGAAGAGCCGCGCGACGCGTGACCCCGCCCCCGAACTGGTGCACCATCTGGTGCAGCGCGCGTTCGAGCGCGGGCTCCTCCTGCTCGGCGCCGGCAAGAGCGCGCTCCGGCTGGCGCCACCGCTGGTGGTGGACGGCGAGGACGTGGACACGGCGCTGGGTATGATCGACACCATCCTGGACGAGCTCGATTGA
- a CDS encoding CehA/McbA family metallohydrolase: MRVSHPWRAAGLALVAMLVSLSSELPAQRAPVLQQVKVRHPYYYREMYIPQPTSGPASVAWSPDGRELVYSMQGSLWRQRLGSREAHQLTDGPGYDYQPDWSPDGRRIVYASYQHDAIELRLLDLTTGASTSLIADGSVNLEPRWRPDGERIAFVSSAYQGRWHVFTAAITGEGRAQGIERVTEDHESGLPRYYYNTLDQYLSPSWSPDGSELLLISNRGHVWGSGGFWRMPAHPGGAMREVRYEETNWKARPDWSRDGRRVVYSSYLGRQWHQLWLMTADGGDPFQLTYGDFDATSPRWSPDGRRIAYISNEAGNTSLWVVDLPGGRREKVCPEHRIYRSAVGALHVVVTEAGKSVSARVSVTGPDGRSFAPDDAWRHADDGFDRGERKFEYGYFHVAGRATLTLPAGRYTVEVSHGPEYRVVSRTVQVHPPAATTLSAALERLDDLPARGWYSADLHVHMNYGGVYRNTPAHLASQARAEDLHLVENLIVNKEGRIPDIGYFLGHPDPVSTASTVVVHDQEFHTSYWGHVGLLGLRDHVLLPGYAGYANTAAASLVPTNAEVLDLAHAEGGVTGYVHPFDSDPAPEDTTTPLTAEFPVDVALGKVDYYEALGFVDDPMATAKVWYRVLNCGFRLPAGAGTDAMANFASLRGPVGMNRVYVRSGAPLTQRRLLDSLEAGRSFATNGPLLDFGIEHRGVGQELAVPAGSREVTAHVSLRSNVPVDHLEIIGNGDVVREVPLAGDRTRVSVDLRLPIRRSGWYLLRARTDRAVYPVLDLYPYATTSPIYVIVGGQPIRSAGDAEYFLAWIGRLVQGVERHTGWNGKEERETVLAVLAKARAEFELRK; encoded by the coding sequence GTGAGGGTCAGTCACCCGTGGCGGGCGGCCGGCCTGGCGCTCGTCGCGATGCTGGTGTCGCTTTCGTCCGAGCTCCCGGCGCAGCGCGCGCCGGTGCTGCAGCAGGTCAAAGTCCGTCACCCCTATTACTACCGCGAGATGTACATCCCCCAGCCCACCAGCGGCCCAGCGTCGGTGGCGTGGAGCCCGGACGGTCGCGAGCTGGTGTATTCGATGCAGGGCTCGCTCTGGCGCCAACGGCTGGGGAGCAGGGAAGCGCACCAGCTCACCGATGGGCCGGGATACGACTACCAGCCAGACTGGTCGCCCGACGGGCGGCGCATCGTCTATGCGTCCTACCAGCACGATGCGATCGAGCTCCGGCTGCTCGACCTCACGACGGGGGCATCCACTTCCCTCATCGCTGACGGCTCGGTGAATCTGGAGCCGCGCTGGCGACCGGATGGCGAGCGGATCGCGTTCGTCTCGTCGGCGTATCAGGGCCGCTGGCACGTCTTCACGGCAGCAATCACCGGGGAGGGCCGAGCGCAAGGCATCGAGCGTGTCACCGAGGACCACGAGAGCGGACTCCCGCGGTACTACTACAACACCCTCGATCAATATCTCTCGCCTTCCTGGTCGCCCGATGGGAGCGAGCTCCTGCTGATCTCCAACCGCGGGCACGTGTGGGGCTCCGGCGGATTCTGGCGGATGCCGGCGCACCCAGGTGGTGCCATGCGCGAAGTGCGCTACGAGGAGACCAACTGGAAGGCCCGTCCCGACTGGAGCCGGGACGGACGCCGTGTCGTGTACAGCTCGTATCTCGGCCGTCAGTGGCATCAGCTCTGGCTGATGACCGCCGACGGTGGCGATCCGTTCCAGCTCACCTACGGGGACTTCGACGCCACCTCCCCGCGCTGGTCGCCCGACGGTCGGCGCATCGCATACATCAGCAACGAGGCTGGGAACACGTCCCTCTGGGTGGTGGACCTGCCCGGTGGCCGGCGGGAGAAGGTGTGTCCCGAGCACCGGATCTACCGGTCCGCCGTCGGCGCGCTCCACGTGGTGGTGACCGAAGCAGGTAAGAGCGTAAGCGCGCGGGTGTCGGTCACCGGTCCTGACGGGCGGAGCTTCGCGCCGGACGACGCGTGGCGCCACGCGGACGACGGGTTTGACCGCGGCGAGCGCAAGTTCGAGTATGGCTACTTCCACGTCGCGGGAAGGGCCACGCTGACACTGCCCGCCGGGCGCTATACCGTGGAGGTATCCCACGGTCCCGAGTACCGGGTCGTCAGTCGCACGGTGCAGGTCCACCCGCCCGCGGCGACCACGCTGAGCGCGGCCCTCGAGCGATTGGACGATCTCCCGGCCCGCGGCTGGTACAGCGCCGACCTGCACGTGCACATGAACTACGGCGGCGTCTATCGCAACACCCCGGCCCATCTCGCCTCGCAGGCCCGTGCCGAGGACCTCCATCTGGTGGAGAACCTCATCGTCAATAAGGAGGGCAGGATCCCGGACATCGGGTACTTCCTGGGCCATCCGGATCCGGTCTCGACCGCGAGCACCGTGGTAGTCCATGATCAGGAGTTCCATACCAGCTACTGGGGCCACGTCGGTCTGCTTGGCCTGCGCGACCACGTCCTGCTGCCGGGTTACGCGGGCTATGCCAATACCGCGGCGGCGAGCCTGGTGCCCACCAATGCCGAGGTCCTCGACCTGGCGCACGCGGAGGGCGGCGTCACCGGATACGTCCATCCCTTCGACAGCGACCCGGCGCCGGAAGACACGACAACTCCGCTCACGGCCGAGTTCCCGGTGGACGTAGCGCTGGGCAAGGTGGACTACTACGAGGCACTGGGATTCGTCGACGATCCGATGGCGACGGCCAAGGTCTGGTACCGGGTCCTCAACTGCGGCTTCCGACTGCCCGCGGGTGCGGGCACCGATGCCATGGCCAACTTCGCTTCACTCCGCGGCCCCGTGGGGATGAACCGGGTGTACGTGCGGAGCGGCGCACCGCTGACCCAGCGCCGGCTGCTGGATTCGCTCGAGGCGGGGCGGAGCTTCGCGACCAATGGCCCGCTGCTCGATTTCGGTATCGAACATCGCGGGGTAGGGCAGGAGCTGGCCGTTCCGGCGGGATCGCGCGAGGTGACGGCGCACGTGTCGCTGCGGTCGAACGTGCCGGTCGATCATCTCGAGATCATCGGCAACGGCGATGTCGTCCGGGAGGTGCCGCTCGCCGGTGACAGGACCAGAGTCTCAGTCGATCTCCGGCTGCCGATCCGCCGGAGCGGCTGGTATCTGCTCCGGGCGCGAACCGATCGCGCGGTCTATCCTGTGCTCGACCTCTATCCCTACGCAACCACGAGCCCGATCTATGTGATCGTCGGGGGCCAGCCGATCAGATCGGCGGGGGACGCCGAGTACTTTCTGGCGTGGATCGGCCGGCTCGTGCAGGGCGTCGAGCGGCACACGGGGTGGAACGGGAAGGAGGAGCGGGAAACCGTGCTGGCGGTCCTGGCAAAGGCGCGCGCCGAGTTCGAGCTGCGGAAATGA
- a CDS encoding APC family permease — protein MTATAERESTGLTRVLGLRDMVLFNLVAVVSLRWVATASAAGPSSITLWILAALLFFIPQGLAVNDMAARYPEEGGIYCWTKRAFGDGHGFLCGWCYWVNNILYYPNLLIATAVVGTYAFGQGETGLADRWIYVLPATLGVLWFAVALNIVGVRTGRWLQNFGAIATYLPALLLVGLGMHAALTRPPATPMSLHDLLPNFGNLSELNLWASIAFAFAGLELAAVMGGEVRDPARTLPRSVLISAPLIAGVYLAGTAAVLWLIPSHDVRIVSGFLQAMAAGTRELGPGLGWLASIAAALFVIGNVGGVGAWLAGPARVAFVIGLDRYFPPAFGRVHPKWRTPYVAILTQAVLATVFLLVSVLGKGTTVEKAYLIILDTMLLVYFIPYIYLFIAYLGIRLREPVPADGAVPRSRAAAALTGVAGLGLTLFAMVVATIPPADTAEPWLFRLKVIGGAAFFVVLGLLIYWRGRR, from the coding sequence ATGACCGCAACCGCCGAGCGTGAATCGACCGGTCTGACCCGCGTGCTCGGCCTGCGGGACATGGTGCTCTTCAACCTGGTAGCGGTGGTGAGCCTTCGCTGGGTCGCCACGGCATCGGCGGCGGGGCCCAGCTCGATCACGCTGTGGATTCTGGCGGCGCTGCTCTTCTTCATCCCGCAAGGCCTCGCCGTCAACGATATGGCGGCCCGTTATCCCGAGGAAGGCGGCATCTACTGCTGGACCAAACGCGCCTTCGGAGACGGGCACGGCTTCCTCTGCGGCTGGTGCTACTGGGTCAACAACATCCTCTATTATCCGAACCTGCTGATCGCGACTGCCGTGGTCGGGACCTACGCGTTCGGTCAGGGCGAGACCGGACTGGCCGACCGCTGGATCTATGTGCTGCCGGCCACGCTGGGCGTCCTCTGGTTCGCGGTGGCGCTCAACATCGTCGGGGTGCGCACCGGCCGCTGGCTGCAGAACTTCGGGGCCATCGCCACCTATCTGCCGGCCCTGCTGCTCGTGGGCCTGGGCATGCACGCGGCGCTCACCCGCCCGCCGGCGACACCGATGTCGCTGCACGACCTGCTGCCCAACTTCGGCAACCTCTCCGAGCTCAACCTCTGGGCCTCGATCGCGTTCGCCTTTGCCGGGTTGGAACTCGCCGCGGTGATGGGTGGCGAGGTGCGAGATCCGGCACGGACGCTGCCCCGGTCGGTGCTCATCTCGGCGCCGCTGATCGCCGGGGTCTATCTGGCGGGGACCGCCGCCGTGCTCTGGTTGATCCCCAGTCATGACGTGCGGATCGTCTCCGGCTTCCTCCAGGCGATGGCGGCGGGAACCCGGGAGCTTGGCCCTGGCCTCGGCTGGCTCGCGTCGATCGCCGCCGCGCTCTTCGTGATCGGCAATGTAGGCGGCGTGGGGGCCTGGCTCGCGGGGCCGGCGCGGGTGGCATTCGTGATTGGATTGGATCGCTACTTTCCGCCGGCGTTCGGGCGGGTGCATCCCAAGTGGCGCACTCCCTACGTGGCGATCCTCACCCAGGCGGTCCTGGCGACGGTCTTCCTGCTGGTCTCGGTGCTGGGTAAAGGCACGACGGTCGAGAAGGCGTATCTGATCATTCTCGACACCATGCTGCTGGTGTACTTCATCCCCTACATCTACCTGTTCATCGCCTATCTGGGCATCCGCTTGCGGGAACCGGTGCCCGCCGATGGCGCCGTGCCGCGGAGCCGCGCGGCGGCAGCCCTCACCGGGGTCGCGGGGCTCGGGCTCACTCTCTTCGCCATGGTGGTCGCGACCATTCCACCGGCCGACACCGCCGAGCCGTGGCTCTTCCGGCTCAAGGTGATCGGCGGGGCAGCATTCTTCGTGGTGCTCGGGCTTCTGATTTATTGGCGGGGACGCCGGTGA
- a CDS encoding metalloregulator ArsR/SmtB family transcription factor yields MATRIKTNHARGAELFHALSDPTRLSILQRLRFGERCVCDLTDALDAAQSRLSFHLKVLKEAGLVMDRREGRWMYYTLNSDALAEVAERIEALASAPSAAERRSGCC; encoded by the coding sequence ATGGCCACGCGAATCAAGACCAATCATGCCAGGGGCGCCGAGCTGTTTCACGCCCTGTCCGACCCGACACGGCTTTCCATTCTCCAGCGCTTGCGCTTCGGCGAGCGCTGCGTGTGCGACCTGACGGATGCGCTCGACGCGGCGCAGTCCCGGCTGTCCTTCCATCTCAAGGTCCTCAAGGAGGCCGGGCTCGTGATGGACCGCCGGGAGGGGCGCTGGATGTACTACACGCTGAATTCTGACGCGCTGGCCGAGGTGGCCGAGCGGATCGAGGCGCTGGCGTCCGCTCCATCGGCAGCGGAGCGCCGGAGCGGCTGCTGCTGA
- a CDS encoding arsenite methyltransferase: MGTEDIKSTVRERYGKAALQVASGTKSSCCGGSSCGTSAEDPITSNLYTDAQTATLPAEAVLASLGCGNPTALAELHEGEVVLDLGSGGGIDVLLSAKRVGPKGKAYGLDMTDEMLALARENQRKAGVENVEFLQGDIEAIPLPDASVDVIISNCVINLSADKRKVIAEAFRVLRPGGRFAVSDVVVRGDVPTAVRSSMELWVGCVAGALTEQEFHALLWEAGFETIDIEPTRIYEFEDAKAFLTGAGLDTEVLAREVGGRVMGAFIRAGKPTAPTVADSNPTERVHACCGPECCA, encoded by the coding sequence ATGGGCACCGAGGACATCAAGTCCACCGTCCGCGAGCGCTACGGCAAGGCGGCGCTCCAGGTCGCCAGTGGGACGAAGAGTAGCTGCTGCGGCGGAAGCTCCTGCGGAACGTCGGCCGAGGACCCGATCACCTCCAACCTCTACACCGACGCCCAGACGGCAACCCTCCCTGCCGAGGCGGTGCTGGCGTCGCTCGGGTGCGGCAATCCCACCGCGCTGGCGGAGCTGCACGAGGGTGAGGTGGTGCTCGACCTGGGCTCTGGTGGCGGTATCGATGTCCTGCTCTCCGCCAAGCGTGTCGGCCCCAAGGGCAAGGCGTACGGCCTGGACATGACCGATGAGATGCTGGCGCTCGCCCGCGAGAACCAGCGCAAGGCAGGGGTGGAGAATGTCGAGTTCCTGCAGGGCGACATCGAGGCCATCCCGCTGCCCGACGCCTCGGTGGACGTCATCATCTCCAACTGCGTGATCAACCTGTCCGCCGACAAGCGGAAGGTGATCGCCGAGGCATTCCGCGTGCTCCGGCCCGGCGGGCGCTTCGCCGTCTCCGACGTGGTGGTCCGGGGGGATGTTCCGACGGCGGTCCGGTCGAGCATGGAGCTGTGGGTCGGGTGCGTTGCAGGGGCGCTCACCGAGCAGGAGTTTCATGCCCTCCTGTGGGAGGCTGGGTTCGAGACGATCGACATCGAGCCCACCCGCATCTATGAGTTCGAGGACGCGAAGGCCTTCCTCACCGGAGCGGGTCTGGACACGGAGGTGCTCGCGCGTGAAGTCGGCGGCCGGGTCATGGGCGCATTCATCCGCGCCGGCAAGCCCACCGCACCAACGGTAGCGGACAGCAACCCCACTGAGCGGGTGCACGCCTGCTGCGGCCCGGAGTGCTGCGCCTGA
- a CDS encoding CoA-transferase — MSGGSKVTTMREAIAAQVRDGDTVVIEGFTHLICFAAGHEIIRQRRRDLTLCRLTPDLIYDQMIAAGCARKLVFSWAGNPGAGSLHAFRRAVERGEPPLEIEEYSHFGMVARLSAGAARLPFWTMRNYMGTDLPAANPRIRTITCPYTGELLATVPALNPDVTIVHAQRADAEGNTQIWGLLGVQKEAAFASDRVIVVVEELVDERVIRADPNRTLIPGIVVDAVVVEPWGAHPSYAQGYYDRDNEFYVAWEGISRDQAALGRYLDEFVYGVPDRAAYVAKCGGLARLRAGEQVCAGVNYGF, encoded by the coding sequence TTGAGCGGTGGCTCTAAGGTCACCACCATGCGGGAGGCCATCGCCGCGCAGGTGCGCGATGGCGACACGGTGGTGATCGAGGGCTTCACCCATCTCATCTGCTTCGCGGCCGGCCATGAGATCATCCGCCAGCGCCGGCGGGATCTCACGCTCTGCCGGCTCACCCCCGACTTGATCTACGATCAGATGATCGCCGCCGGCTGCGCCCGCAAGCTGGTCTTCTCCTGGGCGGGGAATCCCGGGGCCGGCTCCCTGCACGCATTCCGCCGTGCGGTGGAGCGGGGCGAGCCCCCGCTCGAGATCGAGGAGTACTCCCACTTCGGCATGGTCGCGCGGTTGAGCGCCGGCGCCGCGCGACTCCCGTTCTGGACCATGCGCAACTACATGGGCACTGATCTTCCCGCCGCAAACCCCAGGATTCGGACGATCACCTGCCCCTATACCGGCGAGCTGCTGGCCACCGTGCCGGCGCTCAACCCGGATGTGACCATCGTGCACGCGCAGCGGGCCGATGCCGAGGGGAACACCCAGATCTGGGGCCTTCTTGGTGTGCAGAAGGAAGCGGCCTTCGCCTCGGACCGGGTGATCGTGGTGGTGGAGGAGCTGGTGGACGAGCGCGTCATCCGCGCCGATCCCAACCGGACGTTGATTCCCGGGATCGTGGTGGACGCGGTCGTGGTGGAACCCTGGGGCGCGCATCCCTCCTACGCTCAGGGTTACTACGACCGGGACAACGAGTTCTACGTCGCCTGGGAGGGGATCTCCCGAGACCAGGCGGCGCTCGGGCGCTATCTGGACGAGTTCGTGTACGGCGTGCCGGACCGGGCAGCCTACGTGGCCAAGTGCGGCGGGCTCGCGAGGCTTCGGGCGGGAGAGCAGGTGTGCGCGGGGGTGAACTATGGGTTTTAG
- a CDS encoding aldehyde dehydrogenase family protein, with product MTATTKITYTSASGDLAEFHRLFDQALDRVRASAGGRHPFYIDGEAVETRLEPLVDRSPIDTGLVLGRFAAARREDVDRAVAAAHRAQSEWGRRPWRERLTRLRQAAGLIRERKYDLAAVMSLEVGKSRLEAMGDAEESADLIDYYCQQVEDADGFVRPMGRITPVERNTDVLRPYGVFACIAPFNFPLALSAGMSSAALAAGNAVVYKPAEDTPWTGLRLYEVYRDAGLPAGVFNLLIGHREEIGDPLWQHPGVDGVVFTGSKAVGMRIHAGLAGRWIKPCLLELGGKNAAIVLPSADLDAAAEGVMRSAFSLQNQKCSATSRLYVHRAVAEPFVQRLLEKTRAIRMGDPSERDVFFGPVINQRAVERYERAAAQARAEGTVLLGGARLAGGIFDRGHFVAPTIARVPLTSSLFREELFVPILAVGEVESLDQALSETNAVDYGLTAGIFSGERTEVERFFDEVQAGVCYANKRTGATTGAWPGAQPFCGWKGSGSTGKGGCGPYYVAQFMREQSRTIIEEPA from the coding sequence ATGACCGCGACGACCAAGATCACCTACACCTCGGCCAGCGGCGATCTGGCCGAATTCCACCGCCTGTTCGATCAGGCCCTGGACCGGGTCCGGGCGTCGGCCGGTGGGCGGCACCCGTTCTACATCGATGGCGAGGCGGTGGAGACCCGGCTGGAGCCGCTGGTGGACCGGTCCCCCATCGATACCGGTCTTGTCCTCGGCCGGTTCGCGGCCGCCCGACGGGAAGATGTGGACCGCGCGGTGGCCGCAGCCCATCGCGCGCAATCCGAGTGGGGCCGACGGCCCTGGCGCGAACGTCTGACCCGACTCCGACAGGCGGCCGGGCTGATACGGGAGCGGAAATACGATCTCGCGGCCGTGATGAGTCTCGAGGTCGGCAAGAGCCGGCTGGAAGCGATGGGTGACGCCGAGGAGTCGGCCGACCTGATCGACTACTACTGCCAGCAGGTGGAGGACGCGGACGGATTCGTCCGCCCGATGGGACGGATCACTCCGGTCGAGCGCAACACCGACGTTCTGCGGCCCTATGGCGTATTCGCCTGCATCGCGCCGTTCAACTTCCCGCTCGCACTGTCGGCCGGCATGTCCTCGGCCGCGCTGGCCGCCGGCAACGCGGTAGTCTACAAGCCGGCCGAGGACACACCATGGACCGGGCTCCGGCTGTACGAGGTCTATCGTGACGCGGGACTCCCGGCCGGTGTGTTCAACCTGCTGATCGGCCACCGGGAGGAGATCGGTGACCCCTTGTGGCAGCATCCCGGGGTGGACGGTGTGGTCTTCACCGGATCGAAGGCCGTCGGGATGCGGATTCACGCCGGGCTCGCAGGACGGTGGATCAAGCCCTGCCTGCTGGAGCTGGGCGGGAAGAACGCGGCCATCGTACTGCCAAGCGCCGATCTCGACGCGGCGGCGGAAGGAGTGATGCGCTCGGCGTTCAGCCTGCAGAACCAGAAATGCAGCGCCACCTCCCGGCTCTACGTCCATCGGGCGGTGGCGGAGCCGTTCGTGCAGCGACTCCTGGAGAAGACCCGCGCCATCCGCATGGGCGATCCCTCCGAGCGCGACGTCTTCTTCGGGCCGGTGATCAACCAGCGCGCGGTCGAGCGCTACGAGCGCGCCGCGGCGCAGGCCCGGGCCGAAGGGACCGTGCTGCTGGGTGGCGCGCGGCTCGCCGGCGGGATTTTCGACCGGGGACACTTCGTTGCCCCTACCATCGCCCGGGTTCCGCTCACCAGCTCGCTCTTCCGCGAGGAGCTCTTCGTCCCCATCCTCGCGGTCGGTGAGGTGGAGAGTCTCGACCAGGCGCTGTCCGAGACCAACGCCGTGGACTACGGGTTGACCGCCGGCATCTTCTCGGGCGAGCGGACCGAGGTCGAGCGCTTCTTCGACGAGGTCCAGGCCGGGGTCTGTTACGCCAACAAGCGCACCGGCGCCACCACGGGCGCCTGGCCCGGTGCCCAGCCGTTCTGCGGCTGGAAGGGCTCAGGCTCCACCGGCAAAGGCGGCTGCGGGCCGTACTACGTCGCCCAGTTCATGCGAGAGCAGAGTCGCACCATCATCGAGGAGCCAGCGTGA